Proteins encoded by one window of Branchiostoma floridae strain S238N-H82 chromosome 6, Bfl_VNyyK, whole genome shotgun sequence:
- the LOC118417256 gene encoding protein-glutamine gamma-glutamyltransferase K-like — protein MAYDDVIKKEDVEFYVNTYAKIKMGEDIQITLYMKNTSSEPRHVTAHLTAKASYYTGTPAAKIGELEQDVTIEPNGEGFVEVKYTPKEYLDKLVEQSIVKLFVMAHVDTTKQVYVGEHSFRLVSPDLVLKGPSEMTMYEQSKVTVEFTNPLDVKLMDAVFRIEGPGLQTPKTIPYPSIGPKKTVTLVEPMTPRRAGKRTIVASFTSDKLQQVTGEMEVVVKKE, from the exons ATGGcctatgatgacgtcatcaagaagGAAGACGTGGAGTTTTACGTCAACACTTATGCAAAG ATCAAGATGGGCGAAGACATCCAGATCACCCTGTACATGAAGAACACCAGTTCGGAGCCTCGCCACGTCACGGCTCACCTGACTGCCAAGGCCTCATACTACACCGGCACGCCGGCCGCGAAAATAGGAGAGCTGGAACAGGACGTGACCATTGAACCTAACGGAG AGGGATTCGTGGAGGTGAAGTACACACCCAAGGAGTACTTGGACAAGCTGGTTGAACAGTCCATCGTCAAGCTGTTCGTCATGGCCCACGTCGACACCACCAAGCAGGTGTACGTGGGTGAACACAGCTTCCGCCTTGTCAGCCCAGATCTCGTTctgaag GGGCCATCGGAGATGACAATGTATGAACAGTCCAAGGTGACCGTGGAGTTCACTAACCCCTTAGACGTGAAGCTGATGGACGCAGTGTTCCGTATCGAGGGCCCCGGGCTGCAGACGCCCAAGACCATTCCTTATCC TTCCATCGGGCCCAAGAAGACCGTGACTCTGGTCGAGCCTATGACGCCCAGGAGGGCCGGGAAGAGGACCATCGTGGCCTCCTTCACGTCCGACAAGCTGCAGCAGGTCACCGGAGAAATGGAAGTCGTGGTGAAGAAGGAATAG
- the LOC118417254 gene encoding protein-glutamine gamma-glutamyltransferase K-like encodes MPMLVEKPQSADDDATGADGPLRVTEITFLKEENGPAHHTDEFVENCIVRRGQPFSADLVFDKDFNKENDKLVIELRYGVNPLPNKGTLLRLLVGNNLKEGEWSAAVEKAEGQNVKVRITSPADAIIGRYVVVAETTSNGKKWRSARTIISYFVVLFNPWCKDDRTYLPDDAKLEEYVLNEHGYQYFGGKDNISKRPWNFGQFEPGILEVCLWLLYRSGLTVNSKRTAVWVSRAMSKMVNSNDDKGVLVGKPFGPYLDGTAPVAWNGSVEILLQWFQERQPVKYAECLTFSGVMTTVLRCLGIPARSITNFNSGVDVDYSMTIDSYLDDQGVPKPSSDFFW; translated from the exons ATGCCAATGCTGGTAGAGAAACCTCAGTCTGCTGATGACGACGCAACTGGCG CTGATGGCCCACTGCGCGTGACGGAGATAACCTTCCTTAAGGAGGAGAATGGACCTGCGCATCACACGGACGAGTTCGTGGAGAACTGCATTGTCAGACGTGGGCAGCCGTTCAGCGCGGACCTGGTGTTTGACAAGGATTTCAACAAAGAGAACGACAAGCTGGTGATCGAGCTCCGATATG GCGTCAACCCTCTGCCGAACAAGGGCACGCTGTTACGGCTTCTTGTTGGAAACAACCTCAAGGAAGGAGAGTGGAGCGCCGCAGTGGAGAAGGCAGAAGGCCAGAACGTTAAG GTGCGCATCACGTCGCCTGCTGACGCCATCATCGGCAGGTATGTCGTGGTCGCCGAGACGACGTCAAATGGCAAGAAGTGGCGCAGTGCACGGACAATCATCAGCTACTTCGTCGTCCTCTTCAACCCGTGGTGCAAAG ACGATCGGACGTACCTTCCTGATGACGCCAAGCTGGAGGAATACGTGCTGAACGAACATGGGTACCAGTACTTCGGGGGCAAGGACAACATTAGCAAGCGACCGTGGAACTTCGGACAG TTTGAGCCGGGGATCCTCGAGGTGTGTCTGTGGCTGCTGTACAGGTCGGGACTCACAGTCAACTCCAAGAGGACTGCGGTGTGGGTCAGCAGGGCCATGTCGAAAATG GTTAACAGTAATGACGACAAGGGGGTCTTGGTAGGAAAGCCGTTTGGACCCTATTTAGATGGGACAGCTCCAGTCGCCTGGAACGGGAGTGTGGAGATCCTTCTGCAGTGGTTCCAGGAGCGACAGCCGGTGAAGTACGCGGAGTGCCTAACCTTCTCCGGCGTTATGACTACAG TACTCCGGTGCTTGGGCATCCCGGCCCGGAGCATCACCAATTTCAATTCGGGGGTTGACGTGGACTATTCAATGACTATCGACAGCTACTTGGACGACCAAG GCGTGCCCAAACCGTCTAGCGACTTCTTCTGGTAA